A single window of Gracilinanus agilis isolate LMUSP501 unplaced genomic scaffold, AgileGrace unplaced_scaffold1013, whole genome shotgun sequence DNA harbors:
- the LOC123253901 gene encoding selenide, water dikinase 3-like, with protein MDSCVVPLRHGGLSLVQTTDFFYPLVEDPYMMGRIACANVLSDLYAMGITECDNMLMLLSVSQKMSEEVGRMLPLVCLSCQGTLSASPSAPLRGLKGFTSEDPRLWASAPTE; from the exons ATGGATTCGTGCGTGGTTCCCCTGAGACACGGAGGGCTCTCCCTGGTGCAGACCACAGACTTCTTCTACCCTTTGGTGGAGGACCCTTACATGATG GGACGGATCGCCTGTGCCAACGTGCTCAGTGACCTCTATGCCATGGGCATCACCGAATGTGACAACATGCTGATGCTCCTCAGCGTCAGCCAAAAGATGAGTGAAGAGGTAGGACGGATGCTGCCACTCGTCTGCCTTTCCTGCCAGGGGACTCTCTCGGCTTCTCCCTCAGCGCCCCTGCGAGGCCTCAAAGGCTTTACCTCTGAGGACCCCAGACTTTGGGCCTCTGCCCCCACTGAGTAG